The Glycine soja cultivar W05 chromosome 8, ASM419377v2, whole genome shotgun sequence genome has a window encoding:
- the LOC114422603 gene encoding CTP synthase-like isoform X1, translating into MLHRRRNKKKRGFVRENKKMKYVLVTGGVVSGLGKGVTASSIGVLLQACGFRVTSIKIDPYLNTDAGTMSPFEHGEVFVLDDGGEVDLDLGNYERFLDLKLTCDNNITTGKIYQSVIEKERRGDYLGKTVQVVPHITDAIQEWIECVAQIPVDGKEGPADVCVIELGGTIGDIESMPFIEALGQFSYRVGPGNFCLVHVSLVPVLNVVGEQKTKPTQHSVRQLRGLGLTPNLLACRSSKELDDNVKEKLSQFCHVPSSSILTLYDVPNIWHIPLLLRDQKAHEAILKTLNLRGVATEPNFKEWIATTKVYDKFHEMVRIAMVGKYTNLSDAYLSVLKALLHASTACNHKLVVDLVPAEHLEDDTSKEDPDAYKAAWGLLKGANGILVPGGFGDRGVEGKILAAKYARENNIPYLGICLGMQIAVIEFSRSVLGLHDANSTEFDPKTENPCVIFMPEGSKTHMGGTMRLGSRRTYFHVADCKSAKLYGNASFVDERHRHRYEVNPDMISQLESAGLSFVGKDETGKRMEIVECPSHPFFIGAQFHPEFKSRPGKPSPLFLGLISAACERTIVPASNGYSKLTNGIHSPLLKAAAAHNGNNGFKSSNSSLNGVYTSTTTNGVC; encoded by the exons ATGTTGCATaggagaagaaacaaaaaaaagaggggTTTCGTTAGagagaacaaaaaaatgaagtacGTGTTGGTGACAGGTGGAGTTGTGAGTGGACTTGGGAAAGGAGTCACTGCAAGCAGTATTGGAGTGCTCCTTCAGGCTTGCGGCTTTCGGGTTACTTCTATCAAGATTG ATCCCTATCTGAACACTGATGCAGGGACAATGTCCCCTTTTGAGCATGGGGAAGTGTTTGTTTTAGATGATGGCGGTGAG GTTGACCTTGATCTTGGAAACTATGAACGTTTCTTGGACCTCAAATTAACTTGTGACAATAATATCACAACTGGGAAAATATATCAG TCTGTTATTGAAAAGGAGAGAAGAGGAGATTATCTTGGCAAGACTGTGCAG GTTGTTCCACACATTACTGATGCCATCCAAGAATGGATAGAGTGTGTGGCACAGATACCAGTTGATGGAAAAGAAGGCCCAGCTGATGTTTGTGTTATTGAGTTGGGTGGAACTATtg GAGATATTGAGTCTATGCCTTTTATTGAAGCACTTGGCCAATTTTCATACCGTGTAG GCCCTGGCAACTTCTGTTTAGTTCATGTCAGCCTGGTGCCTGTTCTCAATGTTGTTGGTGAACAG AAAACAAAGCCAACTCAACACAGTGTCCGCCAACTTAGAGGGTTAGGGTTGACCCCAAATCTTCTTGCTTGTCGCAGTTCAAAG GAACTTGATGACAATGTTAAGGAAAAACTTTCTCAATTTTGTCATGTTCCg TCATCAAGCATACTAACTCTCTATGATGTTCCAAATATTTGGCACATTCCTTTGCTATTAAGA GACCAAAAGGCGCATGAGGCAATCCTGAAAACATTAAACCTGCGAGG TGTTGCTACAGAGCCTAATTTTAAGGAGTGGATTGCGACAACAAAAGTATATGACAAATTTCATGAAATG GTTAGAATTGCAATGGTGGGAAAATATACTAACCTCTCAGATGCATATCTTTCTGTACTGAAG GCACTTTTGCATGCTTCTACTGCTTGCAATCATAAGCTTGTTGTGGATTTGGTTCCCGCTGAACATCTCGAAGATGATACCTCTAAAGAG GATCCTGATGCATATAAAGCTGCTTGGGGTCTTTTGAAG GGTGCTAATGGGATTCTAGTTCCAGGAGGTTTTGGTGACAGAGGAGTGGAAGGAAAAATTCTTGCTGCCAAGTATGCTCGAGAAAATAACATTCCATATCTGGGCATTTGCTTGGGGATGCAAATTGCTGTCATTGAGTTTTCAAGATCTGTTCTGGGTCTTCATGATGCTAATAGCACAGAATTTGATCCCAAAACCGAAAACCCTTGTGTCATATTTATGCCAGAA GGTTCAAAGACTCATATGGGGGGAACTATGCGTCTTGGTTCAAGGAGAACTTACTTTCATGTTGCTGACTGCAAATCGGCCAAGTT GTATGGTAATGCAAGCTTTGTTGATGAGCGACATCGGCATAGATACGAG GTTAATCCTGATATGATATCACAACTTGAGAGTGCTGGTCTATCTTTTGTTGGCAAAGATGAAACTGGGAAGCGCATGGAG ATAGTTGAATGTCCCAGTCATCCTTTCTTCATTGGTGCTCAGTTTCATCCTGAGTTCAAGTCCAGACCAGGGAAACCTTCTCCATTATTCTTAG GATTAATATCAGCAGCATGTGAGAGGACAATTGTGCCTGCAAGCAATGGCTATAGCAAGTTAACAAATGGGATACACTCACCATTGTTGAAAGCAGCAGCAGCACATAATGGAAATAATGGGTTCAAATCTTCCAATAGTTCCTTAAATGGTGTATATACAAGTACAACTACCAATGGGGTGTGTTGA
- the LOC114422603 gene encoding CTP synthase-like isoform X2, producing MKYVLVTGGVVSGLGKGVTASSIGVLLQACGFRVTSIKIDPYLNTDAGTMSPFEHGEVFVLDDGGEVDLDLGNYERFLDLKLTCDNNITTGKIYQSVIEKERRGDYLGKTVQVVPHITDAIQEWIECVAQIPVDGKEGPADVCVIELGGTIGDIESMPFIEALGQFSYRVGPGNFCLVHVSLVPVLNVVGEQKTKPTQHSVRQLRGLGLTPNLLACRSSKELDDNVKEKLSQFCHVPSSSILTLYDVPNIWHIPLLLRDQKAHEAILKTLNLRGVATEPNFKEWIATTKVYDKFHEMVRIAMVGKYTNLSDAYLSVLKALLHASTACNHKLVVDLVPAEHLEDDTSKEDPDAYKAAWGLLKGANGILVPGGFGDRGVEGKILAAKYARENNIPYLGICLGMQIAVIEFSRSVLGLHDANSTEFDPKTENPCVIFMPEGSKTHMGGTMRLGSRRTYFHVADCKSAKLYGNASFVDERHRHRYEVNPDMISQLESAGLSFVGKDETGKRMEIVECPSHPFFIGAQFHPEFKSRPGKPSPLFLGLISAACERTIVPASNGYSKLTNGIHSPLLKAAAAHNGNNGFKSSNSSLNGVYTSTTTNGVC from the exons atgaagtacGTGTTGGTGACAGGTGGAGTTGTGAGTGGACTTGGGAAAGGAGTCACTGCAAGCAGTATTGGAGTGCTCCTTCAGGCTTGCGGCTTTCGGGTTACTTCTATCAAGATTG ATCCCTATCTGAACACTGATGCAGGGACAATGTCCCCTTTTGAGCATGGGGAAGTGTTTGTTTTAGATGATGGCGGTGAG GTTGACCTTGATCTTGGAAACTATGAACGTTTCTTGGACCTCAAATTAACTTGTGACAATAATATCACAACTGGGAAAATATATCAG TCTGTTATTGAAAAGGAGAGAAGAGGAGATTATCTTGGCAAGACTGTGCAG GTTGTTCCACACATTACTGATGCCATCCAAGAATGGATAGAGTGTGTGGCACAGATACCAGTTGATGGAAAAGAAGGCCCAGCTGATGTTTGTGTTATTGAGTTGGGTGGAACTATtg GAGATATTGAGTCTATGCCTTTTATTGAAGCACTTGGCCAATTTTCATACCGTGTAG GCCCTGGCAACTTCTGTTTAGTTCATGTCAGCCTGGTGCCTGTTCTCAATGTTGTTGGTGAACAG AAAACAAAGCCAACTCAACACAGTGTCCGCCAACTTAGAGGGTTAGGGTTGACCCCAAATCTTCTTGCTTGTCGCAGTTCAAAG GAACTTGATGACAATGTTAAGGAAAAACTTTCTCAATTTTGTCATGTTCCg TCATCAAGCATACTAACTCTCTATGATGTTCCAAATATTTGGCACATTCCTTTGCTATTAAGA GACCAAAAGGCGCATGAGGCAATCCTGAAAACATTAAACCTGCGAGG TGTTGCTACAGAGCCTAATTTTAAGGAGTGGATTGCGACAACAAAAGTATATGACAAATTTCATGAAATG GTTAGAATTGCAATGGTGGGAAAATATACTAACCTCTCAGATGCATATCTTTCTGTACTGAAG GCACTTTTGCATGCTTCTACTGCTTGCAATCATAAGCTTGTTGTGGATTTGGTTCCCGCTGAACATCTCGAAGATGATACCTCTAAAGAG GATCCTGATGCATATAAAGCTGCTTGGGGTCTTTTGAAG GGTGCTAATGGGATTCTAGTTCCAGGAGGTTTTGGTGACAGAGGAGTGGAAGGAAAAATTCTTGCTGCCAAGTATGCTCGAGAAAATAACATTCCATATCTGGGCATTTGCTTGGGGATGCAAATTGCTGTCATTGAGTTTTCAAGATCTGTTCTGGGTCTTCATGATGCTAATAGCACAGAATTTGATCCCAAAACCGAAAACCCTTGTGTCATATTTATGCCAGAA GGTTCAAAGACTCATATGGGGGGAACTATGCGTCTTGGTTCAAGGAGAACTTACTTTCATGTTGCTGACTGCAAATCGGCCAAGTT GTATGGTAATGCAAGCTTTGTTGATGAGCGACATCGGCATAGATACGAG GTTAATCCTGATATGATATCACAACTTGAGAGTGCTGGTCTATCTTTTGTTGGCAAAGATGAAACTGGGAAGCGCATGGAG ATAGTTGAATGTCCCAGTCATCCTTTCTTCATTGGTGCTCAGTTTCATCCTGAGTTCAAGTCCAGACCAGGGAAACCTTCTCCATTATTCTTAG GATTAATATCAGCAGCATGTGAGAGGACAATTGTGCCTGCAAGCAATGGCTATAGCAAGTTAACAAATGGGATACACTCACCATTGTTGAAAGCAGCAGCAGCACATAATGGAAATAATGGGTTCAAATCTTCCAATAGTTCCTTAAATGGTGTATATACAAGTACAACTACCAATGGGGTGTGTTGA
- the LOC114423987 gene encoding protein MAIN-LIKE 1-like — protein MAPANVKDIVADISANTGVEAAEDEHEGFLGGPSDPSVLTQYADHVACSVWTGEERPKLKLSSHGRKVHSLGRHVPGIEGLVAGTGLSPLIACSVDLGDRGLLSSFVERWHRETSSFHLPVGELTIMLDDVSSLLHLPVVGDLHAFQPLHVDNAVQMLVDLLMVSAKSVGAETAQCHGPYVRLQWVRDIYERRCQTSHWTVAARAYLLHLLGCTLFANKSATDVHVVYLEALRDLSMTERYAWGVAALVHMYDQLNDTSISHSRQLGGYIILLQIYEHFSSVADSTADQEYDEDSPRACRWIAMKKIVKSIRTPTYRERLDRLRIPDVCWIPYGEHLSVRDFHVISCYSGLLGWGPIAVYYRPERVVRQFGYMQTIHAPPVDSWVSYNDIHDRWMHYSDHIVPAGEVCAVPGQCASDYMDWFFRISHPFMTPSHASDLLPHDHAPQPRVVPQAPQTDIPHVPEPGASSTSMEEPRHAVEVCNDIAERLECHLSLGVVTPGSLTHEVIEECLRLARSVTQDHLVYVRSRRRQRMDQA, from the exons ATGGCACCAGCTAATGTAAAGGACATTGTGGCAGACATTTCTGCGAACACAGGCGTAGAGGCTGCTGAGGATGAGCATGAGGGATTTCTGGGTGGTCCAAGCGACCCATCCGTGTTGACCCAGTATGCGGATCACGTTGCTTGCAGCGTATGGACAggagag gagcgtCCTAAGTTGAAGTTATCCTCTCATGGGAGGAAGGTCCATAGTTTAGGCAGGCATGTCCCTGGCATTGAGGGACTTGTTGCTGGGACAGGACTAAGTCCTCTGATCGCGTGTTCGGTAGACCTTGGCGATCGGGGACTTTTGTCCTCGTTTGTGGAGCGGTGGCACCGGGAGACGTCTAGTTTCCATCTCCCGGTGGGAGAGCTCACCATCATGTTGGACGACGTCTCCTCGCTTCTCCATCTGCCTGTGGTTGGCGACTTGCACGCCTTTCAGCCCTTGCACGTGGACAATGCGGTTCAAATGTTGGTGGACTTATTGATGGTCTCTGCAAAATCTGTTGGGGCTGAGACAGCCCAGTGTCATGGACCGTACGTACGCCTGCAATGGGTACGTGACATATACGAGCGTCGATGCCAGACAAGTCATTGGACAGTTGCGGCTCGTGcatatcttcttcatcttctgggTTGCACTCTGTTTGCTAACAAAAGTGCAACCGATGTTCATGTTGTGTACTTGGAGGCCCTTCGTGACCTCAGTATGACGGAGAGGTATGCTTGGGGAGTGGCTGCTCTGGTGCATATGTACGACCAGCTGAACGATACATCTATCAGCCACAGCCGACAGCTTGGCGGTTACATCATACTGCTGCAg ATTTACGAGCACTTTTCGTCCGTCGCGGACTCCACTGCTGATCAGGAATACGACGAGGATTCCCCGCGTGCGTGTAGGTGGATTGCGATGAAGAAGATCGTGAAGAGCATACGTACACCGACGTACAGGGAGCGCCTGGACCGACTCCGGATTCCAGATGTCTGTTGGATCCCGTATGGGGAGCATCTATCGGTCCGGGACTTCCATGTCATATCATGTTATTCCGGTCTCTTGGGCTGGGGGCCTATTGCTGTTTATTACCGACCTGAGAGGGTCGTGCGGCAATTTGGATACATGCAGACCATTCATGCTCCTCCTGTCGATTCATGGGTGTCGTATAATGATATACACGACAGGTGGATGCACTACTCGGATCATATCGTTCCAGCAGGTGAGGTGTGCGCTGTGCCAGGTCAGTGTGCTAGTGACTACATGGACTGGTTCTTCCGCATCTCGCATCCTTTCATGACACCAAGCCATGCATCAGATCTTCTGCCTCATGATCATGCCCCGCAGCCCCGAGTCGTCCCTCAGGCCCCGCAGACAGATATCCCTCACGTGCCAGAACCAGGAGCATCATCCACATCTATGGAGGAGcctagacatgcagtg GAAGTTTGTAATGACATTGCTGAGAGGTTGGAGTGTCATCTAAGTCTAGGGGTGGTCACGCCAGGCTCATTAACACATGAGGTGATCGAAGAATGCCTCAGGTTGGCCAGGAGTGTGACACAGGACCATCTAGTATATGTTAGGTCTAGACGCAGGCAGCGCATGGATCAGGcgtaa